A genomic region of Rhipicephalus sanguineus isolate Rsan-2018 chromosome 1, BIME_Rsan_1.4, whole genome shotgun sequence contains the following coding sequences:
- the LOC119394544 gene encoding uncharacterized protein LOC119394544 isoform X1 gives MEHLRPPEPLRLTADGGRNWKRFRQQFEFFLQATACKSNPRSEAAKTALLLSVAGDEALDVFNNFVFSGEENKEDFNTVIAKFEDYCLEQQNEIHERYVFRSRSQGEAEPFELFLRELKKQAQHCNFGTMADDMVRDQVVFGTNSPRLREKMLRDKSLTLEKVIVLCKAAETSARQNEFWQKGKEELDMNAVTASRSTPRGSRNDLRCTRCNRRHAVRRCPAYGKVCYSCNGRNHFASCCSEKERVDEVQHQSDDFEVLNVASSSASRERDWRVNACIDGKYVTFKVDTGSQANVLPLSMFRKLKMTTLMPSSAVLRSYGGNMIKHIGKFSALIEIGDRKACAEFFVVKKDHSTILGLDTSEKLGIVRRAVDSVTTNDTEEITKEFPRLFHGTGCAPREYKIELHRDAVPVVQPARRVPLSLREPLRTELDRMEKEGIIQKVSSPTDWMALADMLSRSPVPGLKAAACTSDVEIHAVTVVSALVSETTARKLAQETALDPHLGTVLRKLAKGEPVDGPLKPVAAELSCSKRRTIERH, from the exons ATGGAGCACCTGAGGCCGCCCGAACCGCTACGTTTGACAGCTGATGGAGGAAGGAACTGGAAGCGGTTTCGTCAGCAATTCGAGTTTTTTCTGCAAGCGACGGCATGCAAATCCAATCCGAGGTCTGAAGCGGCGAAAACGGCCCTGCTCCTCAGCGTGGCGGGGGACGAGGCCCTGGACGTTTTCAACAATTTTGTGTTCAGCGGCGAAGAAAACAAGGAAGACTTCAACACCGTTATTGCCAAATTCGAAGACTACTGCCTGGAGCAACAAAACGAAATACACGAGCGATACGTTTTCCGTTCCCGCAGTCAAGGTGAGGCGGAGCCTTTTGAGCTGTTTCTACGTGAGCTGAAAAAACAAGCGCAGCACTGCAACTTCGGGACCATGGCGGACGACATGGTGCGAGACCAAGTTGTTTTTGGAACAAACTCGCCAAGGCTTCGAGAAAAGATGCTCAGGGACAAAAGCTTGACCTTGGAAAAAGTTATCGTCCTTTGCAAGGCGGCGGAAACATCAGCTCGTCAAAATGAATTCTggcagaaaggaaaggaagaactCGATATGAACGCTGTCACAGCCAGTAGGAGCACCCCTAGAGGATCCAGGAACGACCTAAGATGCACCCGTTGCAACCGAAGGCATGCCGTCAGACGCTGCCCGGCATACGGCAAAGTATGTTACTCGTGTAACGGCCGAAACCACTTCGCGTCTTGTTGCAGCGAGAAAGAGCGCGTGGATGAAGTGCAACATCAGAGCGACGACTTCGAAGTACTGAATgtcgccagcagcagcgcaagcaGAGAACGAGACTGGCGTGTGAACGCCTGCATTGACGGCAAGTACGTCACCTTTAAGGTGGACACAGGATCGCAGGCAAACGTTTTGCCGCTTTCAATGTTTCGCAAGCTCAAGATGACAACCCTGATGCCCAGTAGCGCTGTTCTGAGATCCTACGGTGGCAACATGATCAAGCACATCGGCAAGTTTTCAGCGCTCATCGAGATTGGTGACCGTAAGGCGTGCGCAGAATTTTTTGTGGTAAAGAAGGACCACAGCACGATCTTAGGCTTGGATACCAGCGAGAAGCTTGGAATCGTACGGCGGGCTGTTGACAGCGTGACGACGAACGACACCGAAGAAATTACCAAGGAGTTCCCACGTCTTTTCCATGGAACAGGATGCGCCCCACGTGAATACAAGATTGAGCTGCACAGGGATGCCGTGCCAGTCGTCCAGCCAGCTCGGAGGGTTCCCCTGTCCCTGCGGGAGCCTCTCCGTACTGAACTGGACAGAATGGAAAAGGAAGGCATCATCCAGAAGGTCAGCAGCCCCACAGATTGG ATGGCCCTTGCTGATATGCTGTCCCGATCACCTGTTCCTGGACTCAAGGCAGCTGCATGCACGAGTGACGTCGAGATCCATGCTGTCACGGTCGTATCAGCACTCGTAAGTGAAACGACAGCTAGAAAACTGGCACAGGAAACAGCTCTCGATCCACACCTTGGCACAGTGCTAAGAAAGCTTGCTAAAGGAGAGCCTGTCGACGGCCCCCTGAAACCAGTGGCCGCCGAGCTATCCTGTAGTAAACGGCGTACTATTGAAAGGCACTAA
- the LOC119394544 gene encoding uncharacterized protein K02A2.6-like isoform X2 translates to MEHLRPPEPLRLTADGGRNWKRFRQQFEFFLQATACKSNPRSEAAKTALLLSVAGDEALDVFNNFVFSGEENKEDFNTVIAKFEDYCLEQQNEIHERYVFRSRSQGEAEPFELFLRELKKQAQHCNFGTMADDMVRDQVVFGTNSPRLREKMLRDKSLTLEKVIVLCKAAETSARQNEFWQKGKEELDMNAVTASRSTPRGSRNDLRCTRCNRRHAVRRCPAYGKVCYSCNGRNHFASCCSEKERVDEVQHQSDDFEVLNVASSSASRERDWRVNACIDGKYVTFKVDTGSQANVLPLSMFRKLKMTTLMPSSAVLRSYGGNMIKHIGKFSALIEIGDRKACAEFFVVKKDHSTILGLDTSEKLGIVRRAVDSVTTNDTEEITKEFPRLFHGTGCAPREYKIELHRDAVPVVQPARRVPLSLREPLRTELDRMEKEGIIQKVSSPTDWMALADMLSRSPVPGLKAAACTSDVEIHAVTVVSALGESC, encoded by the exons ATGGAGCACCTGAGGCCGCCCGAACCGCTACGTTTGACAGCTGATGGAGGAAGGAACTGGAAGCGGTTTCGTCAGCAATTCGAGTTTTTTCTGCAAGCGACGGCATGCAAATCCAATCCGAGGTCTGAAGCGGCGAAAACGGCCCTGCTCCTCAGCGTGGCGGGGGACGAGGCCCTGGACGTTTTCAACAATTTTGTGTTCAGCGGCGAAGAAAACAAGGAAGACTTCAACACCGTTATTGCCAAATTCGAAGACTACTGCCTGGAGCAACAAAACGAAATACACGAGCGATACGTTTTCCGTTCCCGCAGTCAAGGTGAGGCGGAGCCTTTTGAGCTGTTTCTACGTGAGCTGAAAAAACAAGCGCAGCACTGCAACTTCGGGACCATGGCGGACGACATGGTGCGAGACCAAGTTGTTTTTGGAACAAACTCGCCAAGGCTTCGAGAAAAGATGCTCAGGGACAAAAGCTTGACCTTGGAAAAAGTTATCGTCCTTTGCAAGGCGGCGGAAACATCAGCTCGTCAAAATGAATTCTggcagaaaggaaaggaagaactCGATATGAACGCTGTCACAGCCAGTAGGAGCACCCCTAGAGGATCCAGGAACGACCTAAGATGCACCCGTTGCAACCGAAGGCATGCCGTCAGACGCTGCCCGGCATACGGCAAAGTATGTTACTCGTGTAACGGCCGAAACCACTTCGCGTCTTGTTGCAGCGAGAAAGAGCGCGTGGATGAAGTGCAACATCAGAGCGACGACTTCGAAGTACTGAATgtcgccagcagcagcgcaagcaGAGAACGAGACTGGCGTGTGAACGCCTGCATTGACGGCAAGTACGTCACCTTTAAGGTGGACACAGGATCGCAGGCAAACGTTTTGCCGCTTTCAATGTTTCGCAAGCTCAAGATGACAACCCTGATGCCCAGTAGCGCTGTTCTGAGATCCTACGGTGGCAACATGATCAAGCACATCGGCAAGTTTTCAGCGCTCATCGAGATTGGTGACCGTAAGGCGTGCGCAGAATTTTTTGTGGTAAAGAAGGACCACAGCACGATCTTAGGCTTGGATACCAGCGAGAAGCTTGGAATCGTACGGCGGGCTGTTGACAGCGTGACGACGAACGACACCGAAGAAATTACCAAGGAGTTCCCACGTCTTTTCCATGGAACAGGATGCGCCCCACGTGAATACAAGATTGAGCTGCACAGGGATGCCGTGCCAGTCGTCCAGCCAGCTCGGAGGGTTCCCCTGTCCCTGCGGGAGCCTCTCCGTACTGAACTGGACAGAATGGAAAAGGAAGGCATCATCCAGAAGGTCAGCAGCCCCACAGATTGG ATGGCCCTTGCTGATATGCTGTCCCGATCACCTGTTCCTGGACTCAAGGCAGCTGCATGCACGAGTGACGTCGAGATCCATGCTGTCACGGTCGTATCAGCACTC GGCGAGTCCTGTTGA